The nucleotide window NNNNNNNNNNNNNNNNNNNNNNNNNNNNNNNatgatatattattttaaacgattatattacatttgtaacaaaattatacttatcaaaaaaaaacatcattataattatatataaatatatattttcttttagTATGGACTgtatttatgttattttcattttctgatttttattttgagAAAGGGAATAATACAGAACATATGTATTtgaatgtatatatgtgtatgtgtatatttaGTATATAGTTCATTATTACAACAAAAGGTGGAACACATcaatatatctttttatataaattttcacatatattatatagcCAGGAGAGAAATTCATTCCTTATGTGTAAACCTTTGACAATTattgtaaaataaaaacaaaaagtATAGAAAAactttatatatgaaatatgCCAAAATGGATATCCtctaataaatatttctctataatatttctatataatatttctatatataattatttattttatttcttcaacatttttcttttttcaccatttaattaaaatatatgtacatttatatatatatatatatatatatatatatatatattacatgtTGACATTATTAAGATTTTATTCAGaatgaaaagaaagaaaaatatctaatattttataattctttttttctttttttttatattgatgagctttatattttgtaaacATTTTACAATGAGACAGAGAAAcaacaatatatatatatatatatatatatatatatatataattacatatatttattatatatataatatatattgaattatttctttttttaagtaTGATTTgcaaaaaataatataaaataaaggtataaaataaaaaacgTTTATACACTTTTGATTCtcaaatatttattttaaaatatattaaagtTTACAAAACGTTCATGctatattaattatatacatgtgttcttaaaaaaataaaaaaggcaaatatatatatatattatatatatatatatatatatatatatatatatatattttttttttcttttttcatttctttcGTTTTTATGgagagaaaaaaaaattattcatgattcaaaaaacattttatttttaaaagaaaaaaaaagatataaattttcatattcatTTTGATATTACGTAAAAATTTTGAACCTGATAAATACacacaatatatatttttttactcatttttcttttcgcctttttttttttttttttttatctctCATTCGATGTGTGGATACTTTTTCATGTTCatgaaataaaaacatttcttgtttaattattttatgaattataataattgtttttttattgatTAAAAATGTCATGATGAgattaaaagaaaaaaaaaaaaatagaataaaaaataaatcataatTATAGCATTTTGAACaagtatataatatatattgtaatatatgactgatttgtatatttatcCAAAgtactttttaaaaacatacCTTTAAAAAGGATTCCcctttaatatatatattttaaaggCATTATCTGCTTATTATATTgtagtatatatatatatatatatatatatatattaaaagttatatttatacttaTCAATAGACTTTTTAAGTGTTTATTAAGCAcatataagatatataaatatatatatatatatatatatatttcatatatatcccttttattttatgttattttattttcccCCCTCTTCTTATTAATGACGATATAACAAAATGGAAGAACTGAAAACTTGCCCATTCACAAATGTGATTCCGTACGGTTTGCtatatgataaattaaaaaaagaaaaaaataatgacGTTCCTGAAAATTATGTAATAGAAGAATTTGATAAGCTCTTGAAAAATTATGAGAGACCAAATGTATACGATGAAATAGGAAATGCAACATTTAAGAATGATGAAGATTTAATAACGTTTCAAATAGATTTGGATTATACAGTAgagaatatatttaaaaatatgatatataacGAAATTGGTTCAAATAATagtatattaaatgatatatatatgccATATAGGATTTTATTAAGtaaagataaaaattatgtgTCTGTTCCTATTATTCGTATATATAGTTTAAGAAAAGATGGATGTAGtgttttaataaatgttcataatttttttccttatttttatgttgAGAAACCTGATGATTTTGATAATGAggatttaataaaattagaAATGTTAATGaatgaaaatttaaatttaaatagccaatataaaatatatgaaaagaaaatattaaaaattgaAATTGTAAAAACAGAAAGTTTAAtgtattttaaaaaaaatgggaaaaaagattttttaaaaattacTGTATTATTACCAAAAATGGTACCctcattaaaaaaatattttgaagGTATTGTAcatgtaaataataaatcaatTGGAGGTATTGTATATGAAGCTAATTTACCATTTATATTgagatatattattgatCATAAAATTACAGGTTCATCCTGGATAAATTGTAAAAAAggtcattattatataagaaataaaaataagaaaatatcAAATTGTACATTCGAAATAGATATTAGTTATGAACATGTAGAACCAATAACGTTAGAAAATGAATATCAACAAATACCTAAGTTAAGAATTCTATCCTTTGATATTGAATGTATAAAATTAGATGGTAAAGGATTTCCAGAAGCAAAAAATGATCCTATTATTCAAATTTCAtctattttatattttcaagGGGAACCTATTGATAATTGTAccaaatttatttttacacTTCTTGAATGCGCTAGTATACCAGGTTCAAATGTTATATGGTttaatgatgaaaaaacTTTATTAGAAGCATGGAatgaatttattataagaatTGATCCTGATTTCCTGACTGgatataatatcataaattttgatttaccttatatattaaatagaGGTACAGCTctaaatttaaaaaaattgaaattTTTAGgtagaataaaaaatgttgCAAGTACAGTTAAAGATTCAAGTTTCTCATCTAAACAGTTTGGTACGCATGAAACGAAAGAAATCAATATTTTTGGAAGAATACAATTTGATGTTTATGATTTGATTAAACGAGATTATAAATTGAAATCATATACATTAAATTATGTTTCTTTTGAATTCttaaaagaacaaaaagaaGATGTACATTATAGTATAATGAATGATTTACAAAACGAAAGTCCAGAATCTAGAAAAAGGATAGCAACATATTGTATTAAGGATGGAGTATTACCATTACGATTAAttgataaattattatttatttataattatgttgAAATGGCTAGAGTTACGGGAACACcttttgtatatttattaacaCGTGGACAACAAATTAAAGTTACGTCGCAATTATATAGGAAATGTAAAGAACTAAATTATGTTATTCCTAGTACATATATGAAAGTtaatacaaatgaaaaatatgaagGAGCAACCGTACTAGAACCTATTAAAGGTTATTATATTGAACCAATATCAACATTAGATTTTGCTTCCTTATATCCATCCATTATGATTGCACATAATCTCTGTTATTCTACTCtaataaaaagtaataatgAAGTTTCAGATTTacaaaatgatgatataacaacaatacaaggaaagaataatttaaaatttgtTAAGAAAAATGTTAAAAAGGGAATTTTACCCTTAATTGTAGAAGAATTAATAGAAGCTAGAAAAAAAGTTAAATTActaattaaaaatgaaaaaaataatataacaaaaatggTGCTTAATGGTAGGCAATTAGCTCTTAAAATTTCAGCAAATTCTGTATATGGATATACAGGAGCATCATCAGGAGGACAATTACCATGTTTAGAGGTAGCTGTGTCTATAACTACGTTAGGTAGATCTATGATTGAAAAAACGAAAGAGCGAGTAGAAAGTTTTTATAGTAAAAGTAATGGATATGAACATAATTCGACAGTTATCTATGGAGATACCGATTCTGTTATGGTAAAATTTGGAACGAATAATATTGAAGAAGCTATGACATTAGGAAAGGACGCGGCAGAACGTATTAGCAAAGAATTTTTAACACCTATAAAATTAGAATTTGAAAAAGTATATTGCccatatttattattaaataaaaaaagatatgcaggattattatatactaATCCAAATAAACATGATAAAATGGATTGTAAAGGAATTGAAACTGTAAGAAGAgatttttgtatattaatacaaCAAATGATGGAAACtgtattaaataaattattaattgaaaaaaatttaaatagTGCTATTGAATATACCaaaagtaaaataaaagaattgTTAACAAACAATATTGATATGAGCTTATTAGTTGTGACCAAATCATTAGGAAAAACAGATTATGAAACAAGGTTACCACATGTAGAATTAGctaaaaaattaaaacaaaGAGACAGTGCTACAGCACCTAATGTTGGAGATCGAGTTAGTTATATAATTGTTAAGGGTGTTAAAGGACAAGCACAATATGAAAGAGCAGAAGATCCTTTATATGTTTTAGATAATAATCTAGCTATAgattataatcattatcTAGATGCAATTAAAAGCCCCTTATCAAGAATATTTGAAGTTATTATGCAAAATTCAgattcattattttctgGTGATCATACAAGACATAAAACTATATTAACATCAAGTCAAACTGCTTTATCcaaatttttaaaaaaatcaGTTCGATGCATAGGCTGTAATAGTTCCATAAAAAAACCACCTCTATGTAACCACTGcaaagaaaataaagaattttctatatacatgcaaaaaattaaagatttcaaaaacaaacaaaatGAATTCTTTCAGTTATGGACTGAATGCCAACGATGTCAAGGAAATCTGCATGTGGATGTTATATGTATGAATAGGGATTGTCCTATATTTTATAGACGAgcaaaaattaaaaaagatatagCTAACCTACAGGAACAGGTCACCTCATTAAGAATGGATTGGTGAAAAGGAAAATGTAATGAATGGGCgaattaatatatgaaaaaaaaaaaaaaaaaaaaaaaaaaaaatttcaatgacaatttttataaaagaactatgcataatattatataggTGGTTgtattatacatatatatatatataaatatatgtctatatatttttatatttatttatttatttatatattttattatttatttatttttttttttttttgtgcCACATTCTTTTCACCcattacatataattttcacTAAAAAATGTTGATGGCATAAATGTTTCcatatatgaatatattatcaatatataaccatgtattattatttatttttattctttttgAATTTTTGCCAAAGGGCAAAATAGGATATTTTCTTCATGTAACACTATAaatttaaacatatatctatatgtacatatatatatatatatatatatatatatatatatatatttatttatttatttatttatttatttatttatttattataattatgtaaaagtataataacttaaatatatcttttaaaaattattaacaagtattatatataaaaataccTCTATCTTCATTATATGAGATGTGTGAATAAATACATCtttataatacatttaaaattgtcgttttttttttttttttttttattccttTTAATAGTTACgtaaaagaaataaaaataaaatatttttataaaaataatgtgTATTCGTAGGTATATATTGATCTGTCCAATATTGAAGTATTTATGAATTGaattttattcttattataattttttttttttttttttttttttttttttttttttatcgTATTTCTAAtgtttgtttatttatatgtttttaaaatattaaaaatgatgaaaagTAAAATATGCACAAAAGggaaaacaaaaaaattataaaatgttcAAAATTGTGGATTAATTGAAATAaggaataatatatatatatatatatatatatatatatgcatgtgatatattttttattccatatatttatatgatgaGGATGAATTATAATTGATACTAGCATCCTGCAcatatttgttataatatatatatatatatatttatttatttatatttattcattctTGTGTTAAATCGGAAACGTTCTCTTCGAATCCATTTTCCATACCTGTTtgattaataatataattttccaTTTCTTCCATATTAACATCATCATCTGGTTTATTAGTAGTTTCACTTTGCTCATTAATATCAAAGACATTATCATACTTCATCAAATTTGAGCAAGCTAATGGAATACCTCCATAACaaaatttatcatataaaaataagataGAGAATTTTGGATTGGTATTATCCATTTCCTTAAAAACTTTAGTATGGTTAATTTCTTTAAGTAATTTGAATTTTGAACcgttattattttcatatgaATTACTTAGTATTTCTTCATAAattttatgattattttttttaagttttTCTATATCATATACTAAAGATgtaatattacaaaaatttttaaaataatcattttGCATTACAATAAATTGACATACATTCTTAGCACTTTCAAATGATTCTTcagatataaaaatagatTTCATACtatcatcattttcataagtcatcatattcttatttaaattttgtaaatttttttcttcatgTTTCGTATGTTGATATTTTTCTAATACACTATTTATGgaactttttttattcGTTTTATCTTCACTACTATAACTActaaaatgtttttttttcattccatcttttaaattacttaaatcataatttaagtttttattattatcttcttcattattcattttattatatttttcatacATTTCTCTATTCAATGTCATTCTATTTAATctattgttattatttgGTGTGTTCCTATCACTGTTTCcattatcattttctttacCCTCTTTGTCAATAATAATTCcttcatttttttgtgtCTTCACATTATACACACcttttaatatacataaaaaaaacaaacagATAAAACACAAACACGTATATActcttttcatttttaaaacacacaaattatatatatatatatatatatatatatataacttttttCGATGTAAAAGTTTTTATTGCACTGTTCAATGGACGCAATAAAATATCTAAACttataaatgtaatatttataatatatatataatatatatatatatatttatagttatttattaatttatttatatttatttgtcTGCCCTTTAATTATGGTGATTACCACTCTTTTATTactataaatatttaaataaaaagaaaaaaaaaaaaatttatatatgtacttTAAACATTTCATGTCTATATTTGGACTTAACATTTAACATCCAAACAATTcatattcaaaaaaataatccAAATGGGAACTTAAATATAATcacatgtatatatattatatatatgtatatatatatatatatatatatatatatatatatatatatatatacatacatatatatatatgtatgtatgtataatgTAACGCAATTCTTAGGTGTCTATTAAAATGTACAAACTATTTTATGACACTTTCTTTTTGTAACCACAAATATGTAACATTTTACAATAAAGAACAGTATGCACTTTTATGCATGCgtaacaaataatatatatatatatatatatatatatatatatatttatttatttatatttatatattgttcatTTATACTCATACAATTCataaattttctttaattatgatttattttCCTATAAAATAGTTGTTgctttttccttttttttcactcatttttttttttttttttgtattttcatccaataaaagttatattttatttttatttttggtAATTCATCCTGAATGCTgaaaaaaagtaaaatatatgtaccTCATCTAATATTCCTATCctttgttcatattatatatatatatacataatatttcattttttctttttatccATATGTAAAAATGATACCCATTTTGGTTAGTTCCTTCGTTTCATTTAATTCTATAAggtaagaaaaaataatccTTAACACttcaaaaaaatgataaaagaAAATCTTGACgttttaaaaacaaaaatattacatatcatcatatattttctcTACCTTGTCAAAATACCATTCACTACATATTCCACAGtaaatatacacatttcccttttattattatttttttcttttctttcctataaaaagaaataaacGATTTATTGTCCCATTATTCCCTTAATTcattcataaaaatataaatactaatacatgaaaaataaaaatagataagtatatgtatatgtatatgtatatatatatatatatatatatataatatttatatattttttccttatttattttattttcatcaatATACTATTTACTTgtataaaaagaaaaaaaaaatttaatttttttttaatatcataagaatatatatttaatagaAATTATTTCACAATGAGAACCAAAAAGTAGATAAACCATACACATTtacatttaatttaattccttttttttttttttttctttttttttcttttttcacattatatatcatttttatttccttctgaatatatgttcatttCTTGAAGAAATAACATTAAAGAAAACCACAAAAAATGTTGTTTAagttaaaatatttaagGAAACATAACAAAATTTATGATATGATTCAATTTTCCAAATGTAAGAATGcatatgtaataaaaaggTCTGTAAGAACCAGTATTTTTAAAgatgatgatatatatttaaacCCACAAGATATACATAATGAATCCTTACctaaaataaattatttaaattctGGAAAATTAGAtgaatatgtatataatcGTAATAATATAGGAATGGATactattataattaatagcaagtatatgaatataaaaatgattaataaattatataaaaaattatgtgATAGTGAAGTTAATTATACTAAAAggtttatttttttaacatccttatataataatatatttaattatagttataatttatatgatttattaaaaattttagaattatatcaaaaaagtaaagatatacattatgtaaatttattcaaaaaaattttacaaaatacAAATGATTTAGCATatcttatattttcttataaaaaaccaattatatcatattgTAACGGGAAAATAAAAGGATCTGCAGGATTCTTGTCTTTTCTAGCTAATAATAGTGCTTCATTCAATCATTCttcatatacatataataatttaaattattcatTCTTACCTTATGGAGGAATATCTTTTATACTAGCTAATTTAAGAGCTAACTTAGGATTTTATTTCGCCTTAACAGGTCAGGTAATACAATCATCAGATTTGGTTTGGTGCGGATTAACTAAAAGATGGATATCTGATGAAAGTTTGGAATTAATGGAGATAAGTTCTGAAAGTCAATTAGAAGTTTCAGAACAAGATGcacatattttattagaggagcattttttaaaaatacctgaaaaatataccttaaaaaattatgaacaaGTCATACATGAACATTTTAAACATAACAATTTGTTAActatattaaaatgtttgGATCAATCAAGAAATAGTTCAGATCAAAACATAAGAAAATGGGCTGATGAAACGtatcaaaaaattattaccCTTCCACCATTAGCTACTCATTTGACatttgaaatattaaatattttaagaaattacaaaatggaattattaaaaaaagcTCAAGTAAATAAACGTTTATGGAAtgaaatgataaaaaatagtTATAAAGTACCAACAACAAAAGAACAAATAAGTATGAatgaattaaaatatactattgataaagaattatttattaaatcattaaatatagaaactaatacattattaaattttatatcatgTCCTGATATTCTAAATGGTATAACATCCTATTTAGTAAAAGATACCAACCATGCCTTCTCATCaacatatttaaataacaatatatttcaaattaaaaaagatattatttattatttcctcttttataaaaattcttATGAATACACTATATATGACAGACCGGATATAAGTTATTCAAGTTTGAGTGttttagaaaaatataatcaGCACTACAATGCTGAAAGTAATACAAGTCACGACAAACTTTTCTTTTCCAAGCAGGTAAACAAAACAAATCccaaaaaatataagaatatatatatatatatatatatatatatatatatgtgtgtgtaCATATTGgaattgtttttttttatctattttattttatttttattttttcttgtctctatatatttttccttatAAGACATGGTGAATCTATTCACTATCTCTTTTAAccttttttccttttttagTTTGAACGGTGGAACGATGATTACCTCCAAGAAGAGCTGGAAGATATTAAcaaacattttttatagtTTATATATGCTTATAATTTTCAATTGTTTTACAAACATTTGTTGGGCTTtaatcattttatttatgaaaaaatatatattaaataatttattatatatataaatatatattttttttttgttcaatatatttatttcatattgtttttgttttatactgaataaatttgttaatttttaatgtgtatttttttttttttttttttttttaaaatatttttaattatttttaattaattaaaaaaaaaaaaaaataaaaaaaaaaaaaaaattaaaaaaaaaaaaaataaaNNNNNNNNNNNNNNNNNNNNNNNNNNNNNNNNNNNNNNNNNNNNNNNNNNNNNNNNNNNNNNNNNNNNNNNNNNNNNNNNNNNNNNNNNNNNNNNNNNNNNNNNNNNNNNNNNNNNNNNNNNNNNNNNNNNNNNNNNNNNNNNNNNNNNNNNNNNNNNNNNNNNNNNNNNNNNNNNNNNNNNNNNNNNNNNNNNNNNNNNNNNNNNNNNNNNNNNNNNNNNNNNNNNNNNNNNNNNNNNNNNNNNNNNNNNNNNNNNNNNNNNNNNNNNNNNNNNNNNNNNNNNNNNNNNNNNNNNNNNNNNNNNNNNNNNNNNNNNNNNNNNNNNNNNNNNNNNNNNNNNNNNNNNNNNNNNNNNNNNNNNNNNNNNNNNNNNNNNNNNNNNNNNNNNNNNNNNNNNNNttttttaattaatttttttattttttttttttttttttttttttttttttttttttaaaaattttttaattatttataactaattaaaaaaaaaaaaaaataaaaaaaaaaaaaaaattaaagaacaaaaaatataaaataaaaaatataaaataaaaaatataaaaataattatatatatatatatatatataatagcaccaaaagaaaatcaatgtatatattattaaaaataaaacgTTTATGTggttattatttaaatatatatatatattaatttatttattcattatataaacaaataaaaaatttaagGAGGCAAATATCTACATAACTCaaatttcatattataagaCAAATGAGAGATAacataaaacaaatataatatatatatatatatatatatatatatatatttatttatttatatgttccTATGTACAgattttacatatatatgtgatataccatatataaaaagttCTTTGTTTCCTATATGTTCTTTCTTACATCTTGAACATAATTAAATGAGGGTTCATGAAAATGTTGAACATTTTCATTTGAATaaatatcatcattattattattaatatgagttccttttgttatattatcCATTTTAGAGCTATTTAAAATTGTTGTATTTTCATATGGATTTATAAGAATAGGTATTTCTTGAGAatgtacatttttatattcctCAGTATGAACACGTTTATCtacatttaatatattattattattattattatcatttacATAATTAAATGTTgcattcatttttatactATTTAGAATTTCACTATTTTTGTTCATGCTTTCATATATCTCATTCATTTCTTTACTATATATTGTCATCTTCTTTACATAATCAGAATAGCTATCTATCAGTCTACTAgttttatcattatatttatttattggttcttcttttattatatgtatttcatcttttatatcttcatttttaaaattataagtatctatttcattttttatttcttgGCTATTATTTAGTTCTTctctttttatatcttcCAATACTACCTGTTCATTTTGGtacttttctttttttatttcatgAATATCTTCTTCTGCTTGATCATCTAATGTGGATTTTAGTTCATACGAAAatttatcatcataattaaTGGTTTCTGCATTGTTATCCATATCTACTTCAAGGGTTTTACTACTACCATTACtactattactattactattactatcatttttcatataatttatattattatcatggTTTAGTTTCACCCCCTGtgaatttatataatttttatcttcACGTCCTGATTTttcatcttcatttttCCATAGAGGTATTATGTTTGTTGAATCCTTTTCATTTGATTCggtattatttatattatttggaTTTTTTCCAACACTGTCACTTAACAAAACAATTTCTAAATCGTTTACTTTTGTAATATCCAaatattcctttttataattGTTAGATTCActttcattatttttaatatcagataatgataatgactcttttaaatttatattttccttttcttcTTCACCTTTAATTTGACAAGGTGGAATTTTATGTAGATAACCTGTAGCAACATTACAACCAAGTAATCCTTTTCCACCCCAAGAATCATTAAGTTGAATTTGCACTTTTCTAATATGTTCatgtttataattataaacatataaattagTGTTAAATATGACTTTTTTATCATGAgaattttcttttattatattattcatatttatataactCATGAATTCATCTTGATTTCTAAAAATACCTTTATCATATCCAATAATAAAATCTTCGTATTCTATTAATTGACTTTGATATGCAGGAGAATTTTCCAAAATTTCTAATATTCTTACACCCTCATTTAAAGCatttaaaaattcataACTTATATGAATTCCTAATAATCCATTCCCCTCCCATTTTCCTGGGATTACTTTAAccttctttattttatcatatcTACAATTATAAACATCTAGAgttaattctttattttcatgcagttttattttttcgATAAAATTGTCATAGGTACTTTTAGAAGAATCTAATAATTTCAAATCGTCTATTTGAATTATGTAGTcgaaaaatatttctagACCAACATTGGAACAAGGGCTATTTTCTGATATCCTAAGAATTCTATATCCTATAAAAAGGTAAGAAAACAACATGATATATAAGCAATATgtattatacatatgtataaacatatatatatatattaatactaTAAACGgtactatatatatatatttatttcaaaaaaGTATTAcaagtatatatttatcttatTCTAATTATCTTATGATTACCACCCATAATTTCCTTCGTTTGTCCTGCTcccattttatttttattttatatttcttaaataaataaataaataataataataataataa belongs to Plasmodium reichenowi strain SY57 chromosome 10, whole genome shotgun sequence and includes:
- a CDS encoding enoyl-CoA hydratase-related protein, putative gives rise to the protein MLFKLKYLRKHNKIYDMIQFSKCKNAYVIKRSVRTSIFKDDDIYLNPQDIHNESLPKINYLNSGKLDEYVYNRNNIGMDTIIINSKYMNIKMINKLYKKLCDSEVNYTKRFIFLTSLYNNIFNYSYNLYDLLKILELYQKSKDIHYVNLFKKILQNTNDLAYLIFSYKKPIISYCNGKIKGSAGFLSFLANNSASFNHSSYTYNNLNYSFLPYGGISFILANLRANLGFYFALTGQVIQSSDLVWCGLTKRWISDESLELMEISSESQLEVSEQDAHILLEEHFLKIPEKYTLKNYEQVIHEHFKHNNLLTILKCLDQSRNSSDQNIRKWADETYQKIITLPPLATHLTFEILNILRNYKMELLKKAQVNKRLWNEMIKNSYKVPTTKEQISMNELKYTIDKELFIKSLNIETNTLLNFISCPDILNGITSYLVKDTNHAFSSTYLNNNIFQIKKDIIYYFLFYKNSYEYTIYDRPDISYSSLSVLEKYNQHYNAESNTSHDKLFFSKQFERWNDDYLQEELEDINKHFL
- a CDS encoding rhoptry neck protein 12, putative, which produces MKRVYTCLCFICLFFLCILKGVYNVKTQKNEGIIIDKEGKENDNGNSDRNTPNNNNRLNRMTLNREMYEKYNKMNNEEDNNKNLNYDLSNLKDGMKKKHFSSYSSEDKTNKKSSINSVLEKYQHTKHEEKNLQNLNKNMMTYENDDSMKSIFISEESFESAKNVCQFIVMQNDYFKNFCNITSLVYDIEKLKKNNHKIYEEILSNSYENNNGSKFKLLKEINHTKVFKEMDNTNPKFSILFLYDKFCYGGIPLACSNLMKYDNVFDINEQSETTNKPDDDVNMEEMENYIINQTGMENGFEENVSDLTQE
- a CDS encoding DNA polymerase delta catalytic subunit, coding for MEELKTCPFTNVIPYGLLYDKLKKEKNNDVPENYVIEEFDKLLKNYERPNVYDEIGNATFKNDEDLITFQIDLDYTVENIFKNMIYNEIGSNNSILNDIYMPYRILLSKDKNYVSVPIIRIYSLRKDGCSVLINVHNFFPYFYVEKPDDFDNEDLIKLEMLMNENLNLNSQYKIYEKKILKIEIVKTESLMYFKKNGKKDFLKITVLLPKMVPSLKKYFEGIVHVNNKSIGGIVYEANLPFILRYIIDHKITGSSWINCKKGHYYIRNKNKKISNCTFEIDISYEHVEPITLENEYQQIPKLRILSFDIECIKLDGKGFPEAKNDPIIQISSILYFQGEPIDNCTKFIFTLLECASIPGSNVIWFNDEKTLLEAWNEFIIRIDPDFLTGYNIINFDLPYILNRGTALNLKKLKFLGRIKNVASTVKDSSFSSKQFGTHETKEINIFGRIQFDVYDLIKRDYKLKSYTLNYVSFEFLKEQKEDVHYSIMNDLQNESPESRKRIATYCIKDGVLPLRLIDKLLFIYNYVEMARVTGTPFVYLLTRGQQIKVTSQLYRKCKELNYVIPSTYMKVNTNEKYEGATVLEPIKGYYIEPISTLDFASLYPSIMIAHNLCYSTLIKSNNEVSDLQNDDITTIQGKNNLKFVKKNVKKGILPLIVEELIEARKKVKLLIKNEKNNITKMVLNGRQLALKISANSVYGYTGASSGGQLPCLEVAVSITTLGRSMIEKTKERVESFYSKSNGYEHNSTVIYGDTDSVMVKFGTNNIEEAMTLGKDAAERISKEFLTPIKLEFEKVYCPYLLLNKKRYAGLLYTNPNKHDKMDCKGIETVRRDFCILIQQMMETVLNKLLIEKNLNSAIEYTKSKIKELLTNNIDMSLLVVTKSLGKTDYETRLPHVELAKKLKQRDSATAPNVGDRVSYIIVKGVKGQAQYERAEDPLYVLDNNLAIDYNHYLDAIKSPLSRIFEVIMQNSDSLFSGDHTRHKTILTSSQTALSKFLKKSVRCIGCNSSIKKPPLCNHCKENKEFSIYMQKIKDFKNKQNEFFQLWTECQRCQGNLHVDVICMNRDCPIFYRRAKIKKDIANLQEQVTSLRMDW